The window AAATTCGATTTCGTACTATTGGCGATATGACGTGTACCGGTGCTTTTGAATCTGATGCCGATACGCTCCCTCAAATTATTGAAGAGGTGGCATCGGCTCGTATTACCGAGCGTGGTAACCGTACGGATGACAAAAAAGCTGAAGCAGCAATGGAAGAACGTAAGAAGCAGGGATACTTTTAGAGGGCAGTTCAAAGTGTTAAGTACTAAGTTTTAAGTGATGTCCTACCAATCATTCGAAGATTTAAATGTGTGGAAGCGTTCAACACGATTATCGGTTGAGCTTACCAATTATCTGAGTGATTGCAATGACTATGCTTTTAAGAACCAGGTATTAAGATCAGCGTTGTCTATTCCCTCTAATATAGCTGAAGGAGCTGAACGTCATTCAGAAAAAGAGTTTCGCTATTTTTTGAATGTTGCTAAAGGTTCTGCTGCCGAGCTTAGAACTCAATTATATGTCGGTAT of the Fodinibius sp. Rm-B-1B1-1 genome contains:
- a CDS encoding four helix bundle protein, which codes for MSYQSFEDLNVWKRSTRLSVELTNYLSDCNDYAFKNQVLRSALSIPSNIAEGAERHSEKEFRYFLNVAKGSAAELRTQLYVGMETTLVEKEIAQKMIKELKELSSMLQGLIKSLDKKLNT